Within the candidate division KSB1 bacterium genome, the region GCTTTCGGGGGCGATTAGCCTCGAAGGGGAACTCCAGCGGTGGGAGGTGGAGGAGGCTCTACGGCGTCTCCTTCCAGGACTCGAGCTGGCAAGGGAGGCATTCCCCCTTGCCGAGCGCACCCGGCGACCCCTGTTGTCCACGATGTGTCCGGGCTGCCCGCTCGAAACCCTCCACGCAGCGGTGAAGGCCCTTGGCCAGAGGGAACCGACTGCCCTACGACCGATCGTTGTGGGCGATCATGGGTGCCTTTCCTCGCTCGCTTCGAAGAAGGACCGGGTAGTTGAGGTCCTGGCAGCTCCGGGTAGTGCCATCGGCTTGGGCTTGGGATATGCCCTGGCCCAACGCGAGCGGCAGGTCCTCGTCCTCACCGGCGATTACGGATTGTTGGGCAGGGGGGTAGAGGAACTTGCCGTCCCGGCCTATAGAGAGCTGCCCCTGACCGTGGTGATCGTGGACAACGGCGGAGCGGCTTCCTGGGGTGGACCGCGTCGGCCCTCTGCGGAAGGCCTCAGGTTTGAGGAGCTGCCCAAAGCTCTCAATCTTCCCGTGTTCCGCGTCCTGGACAATCCTACTCGAGAGGATGTCGAACAGTGTGTTGCGGATTGTCTGGGGTATGGAAAATTGGCCCTTGTGCTCGTTCGCTTCCCCTGTCTGGTGCTGGAGGAGGTGGGTTTTGAGCAAAGCTGAGCTGGGGTGCGCCTCTCGGGCTGGCGGCGTTCGGGACGATTTTTCCTGGGGTGTGTGGGCGACAGGATGTCGCCCATTCGAATCCGTCGCGGCCGGCCACGAAAGGGAACGGGCCCGAGCGCCGGGGCTGTGAGGTGAGGCTTTGAGCAATCAGCTCGATAGGCGTTTTCTGAAGCAGGTCGAGCGCGTCGTGGGCCGGGAAAACGTGCACACAGACCCCGAGTCCCTGAAAGCCTACAGCTACGACGCAAGTCTCGAGGAAGGAAAACCCGATGCTGTCGTCTTTGTGACGAGCACAGACCAGGTGGCTGGGGTTGTCCGCGCAGCTTACAGGTGGCGGGTGCCCTACGTCGCTCGTGGTTCAGGAACGTGTCTCAGCGGCGGGCCTGTACCCTGGAAGGGGGGTCTGGTGCTTGAGATGTCCAGAATGAACCGCGTTCTGGAGATCGACCCGCGGGATCGCAGCGCCTGGGTGGAAGCCGGGGTATTCAATCTGCAGCTCCAGCAGGCCCTCAAGACTTACGGCTTCACGTTCGCTCCGGATCCGGCCAGCCAGAAGGTTTCCACACTGGGAGGCAACTTTGCGGAAAACGCTGGCGGTCCCCATTGCCTTAAGTATGGAGTGACCAGCCACCACATCCTGGCCGCCGAGGTCGTCTGGCCCGACGGCAGCGTGGAGTGGGTCGATGCGCTCTCCCACGGGTACGACCTCCTTGGCCTGCTGATCGGATCGGAGGGTACGCTGGGCGTGGTGACCAGCCTTCGGGTGCGCATCATCCCCCTTCCGGAGGGGATTAAGACGATGCTCGCCGTTTTCGACTCCCTCCTCGACGCCGCCGACGCCGTCTCTGCCATCATCGCTCAGGGGATCTTGCCGGCCACCCTGGAGATGATGGACCGTACCACCATCCAGGTGGTGGAAGACAGCATGGCCGTTGGCTACCCACGCGACAGCGAGGCGGTGCTGGTGATCGAAGTGGATGGACCCAAGGCTGGCCTCGAGGAAGAGCTGCAGGCCATTGAGGCCATTTGCCGGCAGCATCGCGTGAGGGAGATTCGCGTGGCCCGGGATGAGCGCGAGCGCGAGGCCCTCTGGGCGGGAAGGCGGGGAGCGTATGGGGCCATGACCCGCATCCAGCCATCAACAATGGTGGCGGACGGAACGGTCCCGCGATCGAAACTACCGTATGTGCTGAAGCGCGTGAACGAGATCGCGCAGAAGTACGGGCTGATCGTAGGAAACCTCCTTCACGCCGGTGACGGGAACCTCCACCCGAACATCGTATTCGATGCTCGCGACCCCGATCAGCGGCGCAGGGCGCAGATGGCCTGCGCCGAAATCCTTCGGGTCTGCGTGGAAGCGGGGGGTACGATCTCTGGCGAGCACGGGATCGGCCTCGAAAAGCGGGAGGCGATGACCCTGGTCTTCGGCCCCGAGGAGATCCGGCTGATGAGGGAGATAAAGCGAAAGTTTGATCCCCTCGAGCTTGCTAATCCCGGCAAGATCCTTCCTGACCTCCCGGGCCCTGGCGAGCAAGGAGAACGGGTAGCTGCGCCTGGATCCCCGGCGTGATTGCCGCAAGGCGGGGGCGCGATACCGGTGGCTCAGAGTGGTCCTTTCTTTGGGCACGCTTCGGGTGTGTCGATGGGTGGGCACTTTTCCCCTGAGGGACTTGCTACCGCGAGGGACGTGGGCCGGAACCGGCCGGGTCCCCGTAGCGGCGTCCGTCCCATGGTGAGCGCAAGCCAGCCCTGTGTTGCGCGGCTGCTCAGGGGCAGCGGGTGGATTCTCTTGCTCCTGTTCGTAGTCGCGCAGGGGACATGGGCCTGCCGTCGCCCCCGGTACGAGCCATTGCCAAACGGGAGCACGGTGGCTGAACGGATTGCGCTCGATGATCCCGAGGTGGTGCGCTTTGCGGTGTACGGCGACTCTCGCCCGAATGCCTTGCACGCCCGCCTCCTGCGCAGAATAGCGGCGCACGCCCCGAATTTCGTCCTGCACACGGGCGACCTCGTGAGTCGAGGCGACAACCGGGGCCAGTGGGCGAAGTTCGAGCGGCAGATGGCTACGTTCCGCAAGCGCTTCGCCTTTCTCCCTGTGATGGGCAATCACGATCGGGGTCCGTTTTTCGCTAAGGTCTTTTCGTTGCCCTACGCGGATTCCTCCGGTCTCTACTTCAGTTTTCGGGTGGGGAATTCGCTGTTCATCGGTCTCAACTCAGAGATTGCCGCCGATTCGGTCCTCTGGCGGGAACAGCTGCAGTGGTTGATCCGCCAGCTGAGTGCCCGTTCGGCGCGCCACGTGTTTGTCTACCTGCACCGACCCCCCTTTAGCCCTAATCCGCGGCGCGCGCCGACCCATGAGGCGGTCTTCAGCCAGATCCTACCGATCCTGGAGGGGTTCCGTGAGGTGCGTGCGCTGTTCTGCGGGCATGACCACTTCTACTACCGGACTTGCCAGGGTAGTCTCACGATCGTAACCACGGGCGGCGGGGGCGCGCGTCTCTACGCCGTGGATCCCAGGCGGCTCCGCCCTGGCGATCGCTGGGCGGTCACGTTTCACTTTGTCCTAGTGGAAGTGCGGCAGGAGGAGGTACGGGCCCGCGTGTTCCGCCACGATGGAAAGCTCATTGACGAGTTTGAGTTGGCGCTGGCTCCGGCCGAGGAGCCTGGCTCTCTATCAGGAGAATTGGCACATCAGCGAGGGTAAGCTACCGGGCCACTGGACTCTACCCTCCGTGCAAGAGAGGAGCGGGCGTACCGTCGCGGGGAGACTG harbors:
- a CDS encoding FAD-binding protein — encoded protein: MSNQLDRRFLKQVERVVGRENVHTDPESLKAYSYDASLEEGKPDAVVFVTSTDQVAGVVRAAYRWRVPYVARGSGTCLSGGPVPWKGGLVLEMSRMNRVLEIDPRDRSAWVEAGVFNLQLQQALKTYGFTFAPDPASQKVSTLGGNFAENAGGPHCLKYGVTSHHILAAEVVWPDGSVEWVDALSHGYDLLGLLIGSEGTLGVVTSLRVRIIPLPEGIKTMLAVFDSLLDAADAVSAIIAQGILPATLEMMDRTTIQVVEDSMAVGYPRDSEAVLVIEVDGPKAGLEEELQAIEAICRQHRVREIRVARDEREREALWAGRRGAYGAMTRIQPSTMVADGTVPRSKLPYVLKRVNEIAQKYGLIVGNLLHAGDGNLHPNIVFDARDPDQRRRAQMACAEILRVCVEAGGTISGEHGIGLEKREAMTLVFGPEEIRLMREIKRKFDPLELANPGKILPDLPGPGEQGERVAAPGSPA
- a CDS encoding metallophosphoesterase, with the protein product MAERIALDDPEVVRFAVYGDSRPNALHARLLRRIAAHAPNFVLHTGDLVSRGDNRGQWAKFERQMATFRKRFAFLPVMGNHDRGPFFAKVFSLPYADSSGLYFSFRVGNSLFIGLNSEIAADSVLWREQLQWLIRQLSARSARHVFVYLHRPPFSPNPRRAPTHEAVFSQILPILEGFREVRALFCGHDHFYYRTCQGSLTIVTTGGGGARLYAVDPRRLRPGDRWAVTFHFVLVEVRQEEVRARVFRHDGKLIDEFELALAPAEEPGSLSGELAHQRG